Sequence from the Sphingobium indicum B90A genome:
CATGGCCCTGGGCATAATAGCCGCCGAAACGGCGCCCGCCGGTGGCGAAGTTCACGCCGTTGAGGAGCAGCTTCACCTTGGACGCGCCCTTGAGCAGCCCGGCCGCGTCGCGCAGCGCGCCTTCGGTCGTCCTGTCCGCCCGCACGACCAGCAGCGCGAGGGCGGCATGACCGGCCAGCACCGCCGCCGGAGACGCCGCCAGCAAGGGCGGCGAATCGAACAGGACGATGCGGTCGGGCCGCCCCTCGGTCAGCCGGTCCAGCAGCATTTCCGTCCGCGCGGAGGCGAGATATTCGGTGTCGTTGTTGCTCCGCTGCCCGGCCGGAAGGACGGAGAGCGAGGGAATGTCGGTGCGCAGCACGCAATCCTCTATGGCCACCGCCGGATCGGCCAGCGCGTCCATCAGGCCCGGCCCCGCCGCTAGGCCCAGCGCCTGCGGAATGCCGGGCTTGCCGAAATCGGCGTCGACCAGCAGGATTTCGCGATCCTTTTCCGCCGCCAGGCTGAGCGCCAGGTTGATCGCGCAGAAGCTCTTTCCTTCCCCGCTATGGGCGGAACAGACCAGCACCCGGTTGCCCCGCGCATTGCCCGCCAGTTCAGCCAGCAGGTCGCGCTTGAGCAGCCGGAACTCCTCGCTCATCGCGGTGACGGGGCCGTCGGGCAGCAGATAGCCCGCCTCGACCAGCGCGATGCGGTCGATCGGCTGCACCGGCCCCATCCAGTCCGGGGCGCGATGGGCGGGGACCGGCGTTTCGGCGGCGGCGGGCGCGGGTTGCGCGATCTCCACCACCGGCTCGCCCTCCGGCACCTCCACCGCCGGCGCGGCGCGCCCGCGCAGGGCCGCGCTGAAATCGTAGATTTCGGTCGCCCGCTCGATCAGCGATCCGCCGGAAAGGGACTTGTGCTTGTTCATCTCCGGTCCCTCCTCAGGCCAGCCCGCGCTGGACGAATTCGATGACGATCAGCAACAGGCACAGCGCCGCAAGGCCGCCGCTGGCGCCCGCAAACCACTTCATCCGCTGCCTTTCCGCCGCAAGTTGCGCCGCGTTGACGGTCTGGCTGATCGATCCGATCACGCAGGCGCCCAGCGCCTTTTCCAGCCGCGCCGCATTGGGGAAGCCGCCCTTCAGCTGCGCCGCGGCAAAGGCCGTGCCGATGCCCGCGCCCAGCCCCAGGACCAGCACGCCCAACAGCAGCAGCGGCCGGTTGGGCGCGGCCGGAGCGGTCGGCAGGCTGGGGGGATTGACGATGCGGAACTGGACCGATCCGGTCTCCGACTTCACGTCGCCGCGCAGGCGGATTTCCTCGCGGTCGGCCAGCATCTTGTCATATTGGGTCTTGAGCACCTGATAGTCGCGGTCCAGCCGTTCCTGCTCGGCGGCAAGACCCGGTTCGTCCGTCTGGCGGGATGCCATGGCGTTCAGGTCCGCCTGCAACTGCGCCTTGCGGGCGGAAAGCCCCTGCACCGTCGCGGCGCGTTCCGCCTGCATCGACCGGATCGAAAGATAGGCCGGGTTGGGCGTGCCCGCCCCGCCGCCGCCGCCCTGCCCGCGCAGCAGGTCCACCTGCCGCTGGGCCGCGATCACGTCCGGATGGCTGTTGGTGAAGCCCCGCGCCCGCATGGAGGCAAGGTCCGCCTGCGCCTGCGCCAGGGCCGAGGGAGCGCCCGAAGCGCCCACGCCCGGCAGCGTCTGCGGCGTGCCCGCCAATTGCCCGTTCATCGCCGCCAATGCGCTCTGCGCCTGCACAAGCTGCGATTCGATGCTGTTGATCTCCGACCGGGCGGCGTCCATGCGCTGGCCGATGGAGCCTGCGCCCGGCAACATGCCCGCATAGCGCTGCTCGAATTCCACGCGGCGCTGTTCGGCGGCGGCAAGCTGCTTGCCCCGCGCCGCCAGTTGCTGGTCCAGGAAGGCAAGGCTCTGGCTCGTCTCCACCTTGTCGGAGGACAGGTTGGTTTCCTGGAATATGTCGACCAGCTTCTGCACGATCTGCTGGGAAATGCGCGCATTGGCGCCGTCCGACAGGCCCGAATCGGCCCATGTGGCGCTGATGTCGATCATGCTGGGGTCAAGCTGCGCCATGACGGTGATCGTCTCGCGCAGCCTGGTGATCTTCGCCGCCAGGTCGCGCGGCCCGTCGACCGTCCGGTTGAGATCGGTCTCCTTCACCACCCGTTCCAGATTGGCCGTGCTGGCCAGGGTCTGGCGCAGGCGGTCCAGGTCCTGCTGCGCCTGGACCTGGGTGATGCCCACCTTGTCCTCCAGCAGCGACTGGGTGTTCACATAGACACGCGCCTTGGATTCATAGCTGTTGGGGATGAGCGCCACGCCCAGCCAGCCAGCCAGGCACACGCCCCAGGCCACGCCCAGCGCCAGCCAGCGGCGGAGCCAGAGGCCATGCAGGATGACCA
This genomic interval carries:
- a CDS encoding P-loop NTPase → MNKHKSLSGGSLIERATEIYDFSAALRGRAAPAVEVPEGEPVVEIAQPAPAAAETPVPAHRAPDWMGPVQPIDRIALVEAGYLLPDGPVTAMSEEFRLLKRDLLAELAGNARGNRVLVCSAHSGEGKSFCAINLALSLAAEKDREILLVDADFGKPGIPQALGLAAGPGLMDALADPAVAIEDCVLRTDIPSLSVLPAGQRSNNDTEYLASARTEMLLDRLTEGRPDRIVLFDSPPLLAASPAAVLAGHAALALLVVRADRTTEGALRDAAGLLKGASKVKLLLNGVNFATGGRRFGGYYAQGHDGEHAG
- a CDS encoding XrtA system polysaccharide chain length determinant; protein product: MAALVDELLVILHGLWLRRWLALGVAWGVCLAGWLGVALIPNSYESKARVYVNTQSLLEDKVGITQVQAQQDLDRLRQTLASTANLERVVKETDLNRTVDGPRDLAAKITRLRETITVMAQLDPSMIDISATWADSGLSDGANARISQQIVQKLVDIFQETNLSSDKVETSQSLAFLDQQLAARGKQLAAAEQRRVEFEQRYAGMLPGAGSIGQRMDAARSEINSIESQLVQAQSALAAMNGQLAGTPQTLPGVGASGAPSALAQAQADLASMRARGFTNSHPDVIAAQRQVDLLRGQGGGGGAGTPNPAYLSIRSMQAERAATVQGLSARKAQLQADLNAMASRQTDEPGLAAEQERLDRDYQVLKTQYDKMLADREEIRLRGDVKSETGSVQFRIVNPPSLPTAPAAPNRPLLLLGVLVLGLGAGIGTAFAAAQLKGGFPNAARLEKALGACVIGSISQTVNAAQLAAERQRMKWFAGASGGLAALCLLLIVIEFVQRGLA